The following are encoded in a window of Actinomycetota bacterium genomic DNA:
- a CDS encoding site-specific integrase, whose product MSSSTAKHALMGGKLHVYRRENSGLWQCSTYLAGKNHRVSTKTDSLAHAKDFAQDWYLELHGKHRRGEVKAEKTFKTAAAAFEREYEIITDGERSPAYVRGHKDRIRLHLNPFFGSQGLSEITPGLVQEYRIHRRQSARPPARTTLHHELVTLRQVLKTAIRHGWLAHLPDLTPPYNTSGKISHRAWFSPEEYKKLYTATRARANDPKNHRRKASEHLHDYVLFMANTGLRPDEAARLEYRDVTIVDDADSGERILEIAARGKRGVGYCKSTRGAVRPFERLKARAKPEPTDRLFPNRQTSLFNTVLKGAGLKEDREGNRRTAYSLRHTYICMRLLEGADIYQVAKNCRTSVEMIEKFYAAHIKTSLNAAAINVRRS is encoded by the coding sequence TGGGCGGCAAGCTCCATGTGTACCGCCGCGAAAACAGCGGCCTGTGGCAATGCTCGACCTACCTCGCGGGAAAAAATCATCGGGTTTCGACGAAGACCGATAGCCTCGCGCACGCGAAGGACTTCGCCCAGGACTGGTATCTGGAGCTCCATGGCAAGCACCGTCGCGGTGAGGTGAAGGCGGAGAAGACGTTCAAGACCGCCGCAGCGGCCTTTGAGCGCGAATACGAAATCATCACGGACGGCGAGCGCAGCCCGGCCTATGTGCGCGGCCACAAGGACAGGATCAGACTGCATCTGAACCCGTTTTTTGGATCACAAGGACTCTCTGAGATCACACCCGGTCTCGTTCAGGAGTACCGCATCCATCGCCGCCAGAGCGCCCGACCGCCGGCGCGGACGACCCTTCATCATGAGCTGGTCACACTGCGCCAGGTGCTCAAGACCGCGATCCGTCATGGGTGGCTGGCGCACCTGCCTGACCTGACGCCGCCATACAATACTTCCGGCAAGATCAGCCATCGCGCGTGGTTTTCGCCCGAGGAGTACAAGAAGCTCTATACGGCGACCCGTGCTCGCGCGAACGACCCCAAGAACCATCGCCGAAAGGCGTCCGAGCACCTACACGACTACGTGCTCTTCATGGCCAACACCGGCCTGCGCCCCGACGAGGCGGCGCGCCTGGAATACCGCGACGTGACGATCGTGGATGATGCGGACAGCGGTGAACGCATTCTGGAGATTGCAGCGCGCGGAAAGCGCGGCGTCGGCTACTGCAAATCAACCCGGGGCGCCGTGCGGCCCTTTGAGCGCCTGAAGGCGCGAGCGAAGCCCGAGCCGACGGATCGGCTATTCCCCAACAGGCAAACTTCCCTGTTCAACACCGTCCTCAAGGGTGCGGGACTGAAGGAAGACCGCGAAGGCAATCGGCGCACGGCCTACAGCCTGCGACACACCTACATCTGCATGCGGTTGCTGGAGGGGGCCGACATCTATCAGGTGGCCAAGAACTGCCGAACGAGCGTGGAGATGATCGAGAAATTCTACGCCGCACACATCAAAACCAGCCTGAACGCCGCTGCGATCAACGTTAGGCGCAGCTAG